The Allostreptomyces psammosilenae sequence AGAGCGGATCCGGCTTCGACCTCGCGATGGCCTGCGCCGTCCTCGCCGCCTGCGAGGGCGTGGACCCGGGCGCCCTGGCCGACCTCCTGCTGATCGGCGAGCTGTCCCTGGACGGCCGCGTCCGTCCGGTACGAGGCGTGCTGCCGGCGGTCCTCGCCGCGGCCGACGCCGGCTTCCGACAGGTCGTCGTCCCCGAACGCAACGCCGGTGAGGCGGCGCTCGTCCCCGACGTGTCCGTGCTCGGGATCCGCAGCCTCCGCCAGCTCCTTGCCGTCCTCCGAGGGGAGCCGATCCCGGACGAGCCCCACGACGTCGGCGACAGCGGCGTCCGCGATCCGCTGTCCACCGCGCACAGCGGCGCCATGCTCTCCCGCCACGGCCAGGGGCTGTACCGGCCGCGCCTGGACATGGCAGACGTCTCCGGCCAGCCGGAGGCCCGCCGCGCCGTCGAGATCTGCGCGGCGGGCGGACACAACCTGTTCCTGCTCGGCCCGCCCGGCGCGGGCAAGACCATGCTGGCCGAACGCATGCCCGGCATCCTGCCGGCCCTCACCCCCGCGGAGGCCCTGGAGGTCACCGCGGTGCACTCGGTGGCGGGCGCCCTTCCCGCCGGCGAACCACTGGTCACCGAAGCGCCGTTCTGCGCGCCCCACCACTCCACCACCATGCCGGCCGTGGTCGGCGGCGGCAGCGGGCTGCCGCGGCCCGGGGCCGTCAGCCTGGCCCACCGTGGGGTGCTTTTCCTGGACGAGGCCCCCGAATTCTCGGCCCGAGTCCTGGACGCCCTGCGCCAGCCCCTGGAGTCCGGAACGGTCACCATCGCCCGGGCCGCCGGCACCCTCACCCTGCCGGCCCGCTTCCAACTCGTACTCGCCGCCAACCCCTGCCCCTGCGGCCGGTTCTCGGTGCGGAACCAGGACTGCGGTTGCACGCCCGTGATGCGACACCGCTACCTCAGCCGCATCTCCGGGCCCCTCATGGACCGCGTCGACGTTCGCGTCACCATGAACGCGCTGACCCACCGCGACCTGCTCAGCACAGGCGGGGCCGAGGACACGATCACCGTGGCCGAGCGGGTACGCCGGGCCCGTCAGCGCGCGATCGAGCGCCTGCGCGACACCCCCTGGCGCACGAACGCGGAGGTGCCCGGCCACGAGCTGCGCAGCCGCTTCCCCATGGCGGCAGGAGCCCTCGCCCCAGCCGAACAGGACATGGAACGCGGCATGCTCACCGCCCGCGGACTGGACCGCGTACTCCGCGTCGCGTGGACCATCGCCGACCTACGCGGCGGTGACCGGCCCGACCGCGACGACGTCGAAACCGCCCTCGGCCTGCGCACCGGTGTCCTGCGCGGCCGGCTACCGGCAGGAGGCTGGTCATGACGGCCCACACGCCGGACGACAGCGGCGACGAGCGACGCGCCCGCGCGATCCTCACCCACCTCGCCGAACCCGGTGACAGCCGGATGGGCCGCATCCTGCGAGAGCTGCCCGCCGCCGAGGTGCTCCGGATCCTCACCGACGGCGGCTCCCTGCCCGACACCGACGACACCCGCACCGCCGCCTACCGTTCCCGGCTGGGCGGAGTCCCCGCCGACGCCGGGCTCGACCGGTGCGGCGAACTGGACGGACGTTTCGTCATCCCCGGTGACCCCGAGTGGCCCACCCAGCTCGACGACCTCCAGGACGCCCGCCCGTTCGGGCTGTGGGTGCGCGGCACGGGCTCGCTGCGCCTGCACGCCCTGCGCTCGGTCGCCGTCGTGGGGGCTCGTGCCTGCACCGACTACGGGGCTCACGTCGCCGCCCAACTCGGGGCCGAACTGACCGAGGCGGGCTGGACGGTGGTGTCCGGCATGGCGTACGGCGTCGACGCGGCCGCCCACCGGGGGGCGATCGCTGCCGGCGGCCCGACCGTCGCGGTGCTCGCCTGCGGCGTGGACACCCCGTACCCGCGGGCGCACACCACGCTCATGGACGGCATCCTCTCCGCCGGACTCGTGGTCAGCGAGCTGCCGCTCGCCTACCACCCCACCCGAGCCCGCTTCGTGCTGCGCAACCGCACCATCGCCGCCCTCACCCGAGGCACGGTGGTGGTGGAGGCGGCGCTGCGCAGCGGCGCGTCGGTGACCGCACGCAACGCCAGAGAGCTGGGGCGTTTCCAGATGGCCTGTCCCGGCCCGGTGACTTCCGCGCTCTCCAGCGGAACCCACCGCCTGATCCGGGACGGCGCCGTGCTCGTCACGTCGGCAGCCGACGTCATCGAGCTGATCGGGCGGATCGGCGTCGACCTCGCGCCGGAGCCGGCCGCGTCCCCGCCCCGCCTCACGGACCTGCTGGAGCCCACCACGCTCCGGGTCCTGGAGGCGCTGCCCGCCCACGGCTCGACGGAGCCCGTCCAGATCACCGTCGCAACGGGAGTCGAGGAGGGCGAGGTGCTCCGGTGCCTCCACGAACTCGCCGCCCTCGGGTGTGTGATCCGGCAGGGACGGGTGTGGCGACTCTCGTGAGGCGCTCAGAGGCGGTCGGTGTGTCCCTCGGCGGGGCACACCGACCGCCTCCGGGCGGGTGCGCCCGTGGCCGCCGGCGCCCGGCGCAGGGGCCTTGGTCCGGGGCTCGGGGCGCACGGCGTCCCCCGGACGGGTGGTGTGCCGGGGTGGTTGATGGCGGCCCGTCCTGACCTCTCTTCCCAGCACACCCCGCATCCCGGGGCGGCGGCGGCACGTCGTGTAGCGTTCGGGAACGATCTGATCACGCTACGCTTTCGACCATCCAGTCCAATCCTCCACACCCGTCTCGGTCGAACGACGCAAGGCCACCTATGCCCCAGCACACCCCAGGGCGTGACGGCGCCGTCGGTGCGGTACCGCACCCCGGTCCGGCCCCGGACAGCCACGCACGTGGCCCGTCCACCGGAACGCCGCCCAGAACGACCTCCGGCGCCTCCCGCCGTGGCACGACGCCCGCCCTGGCCCGCCTGTGGCAGGACTACAAACGCACCGGCGACAAACGCCTGCGGGACCAACTCATCCTCCACTACTCCCCGCTGGTCAAGTACGTGGCCGGACGCGTGGGAGTGGGCCTGCCCAGCAACGTCGAACAGGCCGACTTCGTCTCCTCGGGCGTGTTCGGGCTCATCGACGCCATCGAGAAGTTCGATCCCGAACGCGCCATCAAGTTCGAGACCTACGCCATCAGCCGCATCCGCGGGGCGATCATCGACGAACTCCGCGCCCTCGACTGGATCCCCCGCTCCGTCCGGCAGAAGGCACGCGCCGTCGAACAGGCGTACACGGTCCTGGAGGCGCGGCTGCGGCGCACACCGACGGAACCCGAGGTCGCCCGGGAGATGGGCATCACCACCGAGGAACTGCACGCCATCTTCGGCAGGCTGTCCCTCGCCAACGTGGTCGCCCTGGACGAACTGCTGCAGGTCGGCCAGGACGGCGGCGACAAGCTGAGCCTGGTGGACACACTGGAGGACACCGCCGCCGACAACCCGGTGGAGGTGGCCGAGGACCGCGAACTGCGCCGCCTGCTCGCCAAGGCGATCAGCACCCTGGCCGAACGCGAGAAGACGGTCGTCACCCTCTACTACTACGAGAACCTCACCCTCGCGGAGATCGGCCAGGTCCTCAGCGTCACCGAGAGCCGGGTCAGCCAGATCCACACCAAGGCCGTCCTCCAGCTGCGCGCCAAGCTGGCGGACGTGCGCTGAACCGGCAGGGGCGCTCCCACGCGGCATGGGCGGCCACGACCTCCCGCCCGCCGGACGGCGGTCCGTAGAGTGGGAGGGTGCCCAGGATTCGAGCGGCCTCGGTGGCCGAACACCGGACGATGCAGCGCAGGGCCCTGCTGGACGCGGCGCGGGACCTGCTCGCCACTGGCGGCATGGCGGCCCTGACGTTCCCGGCCCTGGCCGAACGCACCGGTCTGGCCCGATCCTCCGTCTACGAGTACTTCCGCTCGCGTGCCGCGGTCGTGGAGGAACTGTGCGCCGTCGACTTTCCCGCCTGGGCGGCGCTCATCGAGGCCGAGGTGTCCACCGCCGACTCGCCTGAGGGCCGCATCGAGGCATACGTCAGGGCCCAGCTCGACATGGTGCGTCGGCCCGAGCACCGCGCCGTGGTCGCGATCTCCACGCTGGAACTGGACCAGGCGGCGCGGGAACGGATCCGCGCGGCGCACGGGGAACTCCTCGCACTCATGGTGTCCGCCCTCGAGGAGTTGGGGCACGCCCGCCCCGTGCTGGCGGCCGCCCTGCTTCAGGGCGTGGTGGAGTCGGCCGTGCGCCGACTGGAGTGCCCCACGGCCGAGGAACCCGAGGAGATCGTGGAGGCGGCGGTTCGGCTCGCCCTGCACGGCGTGCGGAGCCGCTGACCGCCTCGCCCCTCGTGACCGAACGCCTGATCGGTGACGCCGGCGCCGCAGCACGCGGGATCCGCGGGGCGCCTCCTTCCGTCCGCGGCGCCGCGGGCAACCACCCCACCTCCCCGGTCAGAGGCGGAGGACCGCCCGGTCGTGTGTCCGACCACCGTGACCGCGAGGCGGGCGGCACCGAACCGACCGGTGCCGTCAGCGGCAGCAGGCGCACCGCCGCCGAC is a genomic window containing:
- the whiG gene encoding RNA polymerase sigma factor WhiG; its protein translation is MPQHTPGRDGAVGAVPHPGPAPDSHARGPSTGTPPRTTSGASRRGTTPALARLWQDYKRTGDKRLRDQLILHYSPLVKYVAGRVGVGLPSNVEQADFVSSGVFGLIDAIEKFDPERAIKFETYAISRIRGAIIDELRALDWIPRSVRQKARAVEQAYTVLEARLRRTPTEPEVAREMGITTEELHAIFGRLSLANVVALDELLQVGQDGGDKLSLVDTLEDTAADNPVEVAEDRELRRLLAKAISTLAEREKTVVTLYYYENLTLAEIGQVLSVTESRVSQIHTKAVLQLRAKLADVR
- a CDS encoding YifB family Mg chelatase-like AAA ATPase, coding for MAFARTRSVALVGVDGVIIEVQADIEPGLACFTLVGLPDKSLNEARDRVRAAVVNSGEEWPQRRLTVGLSPAAVPKSGSGFDLAMACAVLAACEGVDPGALADLLLIGELSLDGRVRPVRGVLPAVLAAADAGFRQVVVPERNAGEAALVPDVSVLGIRSLRQLLAVLRGEPIPDEPHDVGDSGVRDPLSTAHSGAMLSRHGQGLYRPRLDMADVSGQPEARRAVEICAAGGHNLFLLGPPGAGKTMLAERMPGILPALTPAEALEVTAVHSVAGALPAGEPLVTEAPFCAPHHSTTMPAVVGGGSGLPRPGAVSLAHRGVLFLDEAPEFSARVLDALRQPLESGTVTIARAAGTLTLPARFQLVLAANPCPCGRFSVRNQDCGCTPVMRHRYLSRISGPLMDRVDVRVTMNALTHRDLLSTGGAEDTITVAERVRRARQRAIERLRDTPWRTNAEVPGHELRSRFPMAAGALAPAEQDMERGMLTARGLDRVLRVAWTIADLRGGDRPDRDDVETALGLRTGVLRGRLPAGGWS
- the dprA gene encoding DNA-processing protein DprA; this encodes MTAHTPDDSGDERRARAILTHLAEPGDSRMGRILRELPAAEVLRILTDGGSLPDTDDTRTAAYRSRLGGVPADAGLDRCGELDGRFVIPGDPEWPTQLDDLQDARPFGLWVRGTGSLRLHALRSVAVVGARACTDYGAHVAAQLGAELTEAGWTVVSGMAYGVDAAAHRGAIAAGGPTVAVLACGVDTPYPRAHTTLMDGILSAGLVVSELPLAYHPTRARFVLRNRTIAALTRGTVVVEAALRSGASVTARNARELGRFQMACPGPVTSALSSGTHRLIRDGAVLVTSAADVIELIGRIGVDLAPEPAASPPRLTDLLEPTTLRVLEALPAHGSTEPVQITVATGVEEGEVLRCLHELAALGCVIRQGRVWRLS
- a CDS encoding TetR/AcrR family transcriptional regulator, which produces MAEHRTMQRRALLDAARDLLATGGMAALTFPALAERTGLARSSVYEYFRSRAAVVEELCAVDFPAWAALIEAEVSTADSPEGRIEAYVRAQLDMVRRPEHRAVVAISTLELDQAARERIRAAHGELLALMVSALEELGHARPVLAAALLQGVVESAVRRLECPTAEEPEEIVEAAVRLALHGVRSR